The following proteins are co-located in the Thermodesulfobacteriota bacterium genome:
- a CDS encoding AbrB/MazE/SpoVT family DNA-binding domain-containing protein, with the protein MLAKKTSKNQLTLPKDIVKEFPDIEYFDVRVKGRKIVLTPVTISPEIDLLEEIRVKMERLGIEEKDVEEAIKWARRKGR; encoded by the coding sequence ATGCTTGCAAAAAAGACATCTAAAAACCAACTCACTTTACCAAAAGATATCGTCAAGGAATTCCCTGATATTGAATATTTTGATGTTCGAGTCAAGGGCAGAAAGATAGTCCTTACACCCGTAACGATAAGCCCCGAAATAGATTTACTCGAAGAAATAAGAGTTAAGATGGAGAGACTTGGAATTGAGGAAAAGGATGTAGAAGAAGCTATCAAATGGGCAAGAAGAAAGGGAAGATAA